A stretch of Myxococcus hansupus DNA encodes these proteins:
- a CDS encoding STAS/SEC14 domain-containing protein → MPFQITVHSQDRILEVVYPPQVTTADLSEYLADVKKAITALAGEWSALVDQSQLRVMPSDVVTAMASLNAYAQLHGMKRSARVVSDAPSGLQAWRMTKRAMLNIPTRTFETRGEALQWLRNPDAD, encoded by the coding sequence ATGCCATTCCAGATCACCGTTCACTCGCAGGACCGCATCCTCGAGGTCGTCTATCCCCCGCAAGTCACCACCGCGGACCTGTCCGAGTACCTGGCCGACGTGAAGAAGGCCATCACCGCCCTGGCCGGCGAGTGGTCGGCGCTGGTGGACCAGTCCCAGCTCCGCGTGATGCCCAGCGACGTGGTGACGGCCATGGCCAGCCTCAACGCCTACGCCCAGCTCCATGGCATGAAGCGCTCGGCCCGGGTGGTCAGCGACGCCCCCTCCGGCCTCCAGGCCTGGCGCATGACGAAGCGGGCCATGCTGAACATCCCTACACGGACCTTCGAAACGCGGGGGGAGGCCCTCCAGTGGCTGCGGAACCCCGACGCGGACTGA
- a CDS encoding fumarylacetoacetate hydrolase family protein — MKLATLKDGTRDGRLIVVKRDNTAYALATNVALTLQAALDDWETKEPQLRALDAQLEAGTVQSRPLDVGGLMSPLPRAYEWVDGSAYLNHVILVRKARNAEPPETLKTDPLVYQGGSGDFLGPTDDIPLADEAWGLDFEGEVCAILGDTPQGTQAADAGRHVKLLMLANDVSLRNLIPNELAKGFGFFQSKPATAFSPFAVTPDELGSAWHDGRIHLRLRSVLNGQQVGDTDAGPEMHFSFFDLIQHISKTRSFTAGTILGSGTVSNADRERGISCLAERRMIETIEEGGPKTPFMKPGDTIDIEMSDAAGNSVFGRISQKVVKGP, encoded by the coding sequence TTGAAGCTCGCGACGCTCAAGGACGGAACCCGTGACGGCCGCCTCATCGTCGTCAAGCGGGACAACACGGCCTATGCGCTGGCCACCAACGTGGCGCTCACGCTGCAAGCCGCGCTGGACGACTGGGAGACGAAGGAGCCGCAACTGCGCGCGCTGGACGCCCAGTTGGAGGCGGGCACGGTGCAGAGCCGGCCGCTGGATGTGGGCGGGCTGATGTCGCCGCTGCCGCGCGCGTATGAGTGGGTGGACGGCAGCGCGTACCTCAACCACGTCATCCTGGTGCGCAAGGCGCGCAACGCCGAGCCGCCGGAGACGCTGAAGACGGACCCGCTGGTGTACCAGGGCGGCTCCGGTGATTTCCTGGGGCCCACCGACGACATCCCGCTGGCGGACGAGGCCTGGGGGTTGGACTTCGAGGGCGAGGTCTGCGCCATCCTCGGCGACACGCCGCAGGGCACGCAGGCGGCGGACGCGGGGCGCCACGTCAAGCTGTTGATGCTGGCCAACGACGTGTCCCTGCGCAACCTCATCCCCAACGAGCTGGCCAAGGGCTTCGGCTTCTTCCAGAGCAAGCCGGCCACGGCCTTCAGCCCGTTCGCGGTGACGCCGGACGAGCTGGGCTCGGCGTGGCATGACGGGCGCATCCACCTGCGGCTGCGCTCGGTGCTCAACGGGCAGCAGGTGGGCGACACGGACGCCGGCCCGGAGATGCACTTCTCCTTCTTCGACCTCATCCAGCACATCAGCAAGACGCGCAGCTTCACGGCGGGCACCATCCTGGGCAGCGGCACGGTGTCCAACGCGGACCGCGAGCGCGGCATCTCGTGCCTGGCCGAGCGCCGGATGATCGAGACGATTGAAGAGGGCGGGCCCAAGACGCCGTTCATGAAGCCGGGCGACACCATCGACATCGAGATGTCGGACGCGGCGGGCAACAGCGTGTTCGGCCGCATCTCGCAGAAGGTGGTGAAGGGGCCATGA
- the maiA gene encoding maleylacetoacetate isomerase: MTGLRLYSYWRSSASWRVRIGLHLKGLKFDYVPVHLVKDGGEQHGAAYRAVNPMRSLPTLEWTEADGSVRRLSQSLPVLEYLEERFPAPALLPADPFLRAKARMLAEMVNSGIQPLQNLSVMQRLKQELGADDKAWSAYWNARGLEALEAAVQSTAGRFCVGDTVSLADVCLVPQLYGARRFGVDVAAYPTLLRIEAECQSLPAFQAAQPDRQPDAVPA; the protein is encoded by the coding sequence ATGACGGGCCTTCGGCTCTACAGCTACTGGCGCTCGTCGGCGTCGTGGCGGGTGCGCATCGGTTTGCACCTGAAGGGGCTGAAGTTCGACTACGTGCCGGTGCACCTCGTGAAGGACGGCGGGGAGCAGCACGGCGCCGCGTACCGGGCGGTCAACCCCATGCGCTCGCTGCCCACGCTGGAGTGGACGGAGGCGGATGGCTCGGTGCGCCGGCTGTCGCAGTCGCTGCCGGTGCTGGAGTATCTGGAGGAGCGCTTCCCGGCGCCGGCGCTGCTGCCCGCGGACCCGTTCCTGCGCGCGAAGGCGAGGATGCTGGCGGAGATGGTGAACTCCGGCATCCAGCCGCTGCAGAACCTGTCGGTGATGCAGCGGCTCAAGCAGGAGCTGGGCGCGGACGACAAGGCGTGGTCGGCCTACTGGAACGCACGGGGGCTGGAGGCGCTGGAGGCGGCGGTGCAGTCCACCGCCGGGCGCTTCTGCGTGGGCGACACGGTGTCGCTCGCGGACGTGTGCCTGGTGCCGCAGCTCTACGGCGCGCGCCGCTTCGGCGTGGACGTGGCGGCGTACCCGACGCTGCTGCGCATCGAAGCCGAGTGCCAGTCGCTGCCCGCGTTCCAGGCCGCGCAGCCCGACCGGCAGCCGGACGCGGTTCCCGCCTGA
- a CDS encoding spermidine synthase: protein MRPTSSLTWLSFVTGTTVMASEMAASRLVAPYFGGSTPVWAALISLVLGGLALGAHLGGRAADRTGRLEPLLGALCLSALTLALLPFLARVLLPGAMGAVLEGRVAESLGRVALLVLVALPPLLVLGAVGPYALRVGLAGVTSAGEHAGRLSSASTVGSIAGTLLAAFVVLPLLGTARTMALFAMVLGLTASWRLGWRWRLPAVGVPVAALALGAHALPYRPGTVAVAESPYTFIQVLESRTGTRHLVFDEGYAVQSIHRHGMPVHEEVFGHYLLAPVMAQKEPRAPRVLILGLGAGTSAQGLRATYPGVEVVGVELDAEVVRLGRSHFGLPSDVEVHVGDARAFLSSDTRQYDVILVDAFRFPYVPFHLTTREFATAVAARLEPGGVACFNVGRYEQERAVVDAVGATLATVFPEVQAADARNHSNTLLFAGAPGLSKRLETRAASLPASLRSLAKRVAGELKPVPPGEPLTDDKAPVEFLTDAIILRTLTSDLGIR from the coding sequence ATGCGACCTACGTCATCGCTGACATGGCTGTCTTTCGTCACCGGTACCACCGTCATGGCGTCGGAGATGGCGGCGTCCCGGCTGGTGGCGCCCTACTTCGGCGGCAGCACGCCGGTATGGGCCGCTCTCATCTCCCTGGTGCTGGGGGGCCTCGCGCTCGGGGCCCATCTGGGAGGCCGCGCGGCGGACCGCACGGGACGGCTCGAACCCCTGCTGGGCGCCCTCTGCCTGTCCGCGCTCACCCTGGCCCTGTTGCCTTTCCTCGCGAGGGTGCTGCTCCCCGGCGCGATGGGCGCGGTGCTGGAGGGACGTGTCGCGGAGTCCCTGGGCCGCGTGGCGCTGCTCGTCCTGGTGGCGCTGCCTCCGCTGCTGGTGTTGGGCGCGGTGGGCCCCTACGCGCTGCGAGTGGGGCTCGCGGGTGTCACCTCCGCGGGCGAACACGCGGGGCGGCTGTCGTCGGCGTCCACGGTGGGCAGCATCGCGGGAACACTCCTGGCCGCCTTCGTCGTGCTGCCGCTGCTGGGCACCGCGCGCACCATGGCCCTCTTCGCGATGGTGCTGGGACTGACGGCCTCGTGGCGACTGGGGTGGCGGTGGCGACTGCCCGCGGTGGGCGTGCCCGTCGCGGCCCTCGCGTTGGGGGCCCATGCCCTCCCCTACCGGCCCGGGACGGTGGCCGTGGCCGAGTCTCCCTACACCTTCATCCAGGTTCTGGAGAGCCGAACCGGGACGCGCCACCTCGTCTTCGATGAAGGCTACGCGGTGCAGAGCATCCATCGGCACGGGATGCCCGTGCATGAAGAAGTCTTCGGGCATTACCTGCTGGCGCCGGTCATGGCGCAGAAGGAGCCTCGGGCGCCCCGCGTCCTGATTCTGGGCCTGGGCGCGGGCACGAGCGCCCAGGGGCTGCGTGCGACCTATCCCGGCGTCGAGGTGGTGGGGGTGGAGCTGGACGCAGAGGTGGTGCGGCTGGGCCGTAGCCACTTCGGCCTGCCCTCCGACGTGGAGGTCCACGTGGGGGACGCGCGCGCCTTCCTCTCGAGCGACACCCGCCAGTACGACGTCATCCTCGTCGACGCCTTCCGCTTCCCCTACGTCCCCTTCCACCTGACGACGCGCGAGTTCGCCACCGCCGTGGCCGCGCGGCTCGAGCCCGGCGGCGTGGCCTGCTTCAACGTGGGGCGCTACGAGCAGGAGCGCGCGGTGGTGGACGCGGTGGGGGCCACGCTGGCCACCGTCTTTCCGGAGGTCCAGGCCGCCGACGCACGCAACCACAGCAACACGCTGCTCTTCGCCGGGGCGCCGGGGCTCTCGAAGCGGCTCGAGACCCGCGCGGCGTCGTTGCCCGCGTCACTGCGCTCGCTGGCGAAGCGCGTGGCGGGAGAGCTGAAGCCCGTGCCCCCGGGCGAGCCGCTGACCGACGACAAAGCCCCCGTGGAGTTCCTCACGGACGCCATCATCCTGCGCACCCTCACCAGCGACCTGGGCATCCGATGA
- a CDS encoding aminomethyltransferase family protein, protein MEPLSLHFLHEKAGARFGDVGGRETVAGYEDTEGAYRAARQSVALHDASYRETLRITGEDRASFLHGMVTQEVNNLPVGTATYAAMVTVKGAMVADARILKRETDLLLDLEPGTGAKVREFLDKYLISEDAELHPATEEWALLRLLGPQTEALLSAALSSPHAPLSHHTTRTATLAGQDVWLLGNTAIEAHGVDVWVPRAGLEAAWTALTEAGAAHGLKPLGYDTLELLRVEAGVPRYGKDMVDTTIPLEANLANAISYNKGCYIGQEVIARATFRGQMNRKLAGLLLGDADVAPGTELRRGEKKVGWLTSVVQSPVAGQRVALGYVHRDSLEPGTELSLAGGPATAKVAPLPFSA, encoded by the coding sequence ATGGAACCGCTGTCTCTGCATTTTCTTCACGAGAAGGCGGGCGCCCGCTTCGGCGACGTGGGCGGCCGGGAAACCGTGGCCGGGTACGAGGACACGGAAGGAGCGTACCGGGCGGCAAGACAGTCCGTGGCCCTCCATGATGCCTCCTACCGCGAAACCCTCCGAATCACTGGGGAGGACCGGGCCTCCTTCCTACATGGGATGGTCACCCAGGAGGTGAACAACCTCCCCGTGGGCACCGCGACCTACGCCGCCATGGTGACCGTGAAGGGGGCCATGGTGGCGGATGCCCGCATCCTCAAGCGGGAGACAGACCTCCTGCTGGATTTGGAGCCGGGGACCGGCGCCAAGGTGCGGGAGTTCCTGGACAAATACCTCATTTCCGAGGACGCCGAGCTGCACCCGGCCACGGAGGAGTGGGCCCTGCTCCGGCTGCTCGGACCCCAGACGGAGGCCCTCCTGTCCGCCGCCCTGAGCAGCCCCCACGCCCCCCTGTCGCACCACACCACCCGGACGGCCACCCTTGCGGGCCAGGACGTCTGGCTGCTCGGGAACACCGCCATTGAGGCGCATGGGGTGGACGTGTGGGTGCCGCGCGCAGGGCTGGAGGCCGCCTGGACGGCCCTGACCGAGGCCGGCGCCGCCCACGGCCTGAAGCCCCTGGGCTACGACACGCTGGAGCTGCTGCGCGTGGAGGCCGGCGTCCCCCGGTACGGCAAGGACATGGTGGACACCACCATTCCGCTGGAAGCCAACCTGGCGAACGCCATCTCCTACAACAAGGGTTGCTACATCGGGCAGGAGGTCATCGCCCGGGCCACCTTCCGCGGCCAGATGAACCGCAAGCTGGCGGGCCTGCTGTTGGGCGACGCGGACGTGGCCCCCGGCACCGAGCTGCGGCGCGGTGAGAAGAAGGTGGGCTGGCTGACCAGCGTGGTGCAGTCACCGGTTGCGGGACAACGCGTGGCCCTGGGCTACGTGCACCGCGACTCGCTGGAGCCCGGCACCGAGCTGTCCCTGGCCGGCGGCCCCGCCACGGCGAAGGTGGCGCCGCTGCCCTTCTCCGCGTGA
- a CDS encoding cupin domain-containing protein, with amino-acid sequence MDVKHLSSFQDFSPEKLLKHNVFQSGRFFLDVYCLQPGQAQKPHHHAASDKVYVVLDGRCRFRVGAEEEVHGPGAAIFAPAGAEHGVTNDGPDAARLLVLMTPPPEHA; translated from the coding sequence ATGGATGTGAAGCACCTGTCGTCCTTTCAGGACTTCTCGCCAGAGAAGCTCCTGAAGCACAACGTCTTCCAGTCCGGCCGTTTCTTCCTGGACGTGTACTGCCTCCAGCCCGGGCAGGCGCAGAAGCCCCACCACCATGCGGCGTCGGACAAGGTGTATGTCGTCCTCGACGGCCGCTGCCGATTCCGCGTGGGGGCTGAAGAGGAAGTCCACGGCCCTGGCGCCGCCATTTTCGCCCCCGCGGGCGCCGAGCACGGCGTCACCAATGACGGCCCCGATGCCGCCCGCCTCCTCGTTTTGATGACCCCGCCCCCGGAGCATGCATGA